A region of Thiofilum sp. DNA encodes the following proteins:
- the dmpH gene encoding 2-oxo-3-hexenedioate decarboxylase, with amino-acid sequence MSTLSRSTIEQLAEHLETAELQAHDVKKITDDYPDMDWEDAYDIQWEIRRRKEARGNRVVGLKMGLTSYAKMKQMGVENPVYAFLVDYFNVPDAGTVKVSELIHPKVEAEIAIITNKELKGPGCTVAHVLAATESVLPAVEVIDSRYENFRFDLKSVIADNASSARFFTGGNIKRPDQVDMKTLGVVMEINGKVVTTGAGAAVLGHPAASVAMLANMLAERGEVIPAGTFIMTGGITEAIAVKAGDSVCVRYQDLGTVSMTFV; translated from the coding sequence ATGTCTACTTTAAGTCGCTCTACCATTGAGCAATTGGCTGAACATCTCGAAACTGCTGAGCTACAAGCCCATGATGTAAAAAAGATTACCGACGATTATCCCGATATGGATTGGGAAGATGCCTATGATATTCAATGGGAAATTCGTCGGCGCAAAGAAGCACGCGGCAATCGAGTCGTGGGCTTAAAAATGGGTTTGACCTCCTACGCCAAAATGAAACAAATGGGCGTAGAGAATCCGGTTTATGCCTTTCTAGTGGATTATTTTAATGTGCCCGATGCTGGCACTGTTAAAGTGTCTGAGCTGATTCACCCTAAAGTCGAAGCCGAAATTGCGATTATTACCAACAAGGAACTCAAAGGTCCGGGTTGTACCGTCGCACACGTATTAGCGGCTACTGAATCAGTGTTGCCAGCGGTAGAAGTGATTGATTCACGTTATGAAAACTTCCGCTTCGATCTCAAAAGCGTCATTGCTGACAATGCTTCTTCGGCACGTTTTTTCACGGGAGGCAATATTAAACGCCCCGATCAAGTGGATATGAAAACGCTCGGTGTGGTGATGGAAATTAATGGCAAAGTGGTGACTACAGGTGCGGGTGCTGCGGTGCTTGGGCATCCAGCGGCGAGTGTTGCCATGCTAGCCAATATGTTAGCGGAGCGCGGTGAAGTGATTCCAGCAGGTACTTTCATTATGACGGGCGGAATTACTGAAGCTATTGCGGTAAAAGCGGGTGATAGTGTGTGTGTACGCTATCAAGACTTAGGCACTGTTAGCATGACATTTGTATAA
- a CDS encoding 2-hydroxymuconate tautomerase, with product MPLIQATIIAGRTPEQKRAFFEKVTAVAVETLGVKAEQVRVVINEVPAEHWAIGGISKANLDAKKAQGG from the coding sequence ATGCCTTTAATTCAAGCAACGATTATTGCAGGACGTACTCCTGAACAAAAACGTGCTTTCTTTGAAAAAGTGACTGCTGTAGCCGTTGAAACACTAGGCGTCAAAGCAGAGCAAGTACGGGTAGTGATTAATGAAGTCCCTGCGGAACATTGGGCGATTGGTGGGATTAGTAAAGCCAATTTGGATGCTAAAAAGGCACAGGGTGGGTAA
- a CDS encoding sigma-54-dependent Fis family transcriptional regulator, translating to MATARPKILPPSDQDLKAMIRFERETGCIWLGQQRMILLHASAFGSMRSELIDSFGEKHAQGVLMRMGYAAGQSDAQLAKRIRAESAMLDMFMVGPQLHAIEGVVSVEPVKVDMNLEQGKFYGEFTWRNSFEASEHLRLYGLTDHAVCWNLLGYASGYTSHFMGKSVYFKEVECVGKGDAQCRIIGKPIEAWEDAEDLTEFFSLNSMAQKLHALEEEVQQLRKVATAPPKMDPIVADSAPIKEVMYLLEKAAATDVTVLMLGETGVGKEVFSQALHQMGTRKDGPFIAVNCAALPRELVESELFGVEKGGYTGADKSRAGRFERAHGGTLFLDELGELNERAQAKLLRAIQTGEFERVGGTEKIKVNVRLIAATNANLLERVREGTFRADLYYRLNVFPITIPPLRERLSDVPGLIRKFINKHNKKYGKQVLGVTDETLRRFYAYQWPGNIRELENLLERGVILADNGQWIESRQICLGMPMPNEAYMVIGTEGQLEHSTKPDILDTVLEQMSRKELVFEDLEKQLLEKALDQARGNVLEAARILGISGPQCRYRLKKLALI from the coding sequence ATGGCGACTGCTAGACCAAAAATCTTGCCCCCCAGTGATCAAGATTTAAAAGCCATGATTCGCTTTGAACGCGAAACGGGCTGTATTTGGTTGGGACAGCAACGCATGATCCTCCTCCATGCCTCAGCATTTGGCTCAATGCGTAGTGAACTCATTGACTCTTTTGGTGAAAAGCACGCTCAAGGGGTGTTAATGCGTATGGGCTATGCAGCGGGTCAATCGGATGCTCAACTCGCCAAACGCATTCGTGCTGAATCCGCCATGCTGGATATGTTCATGGTAGGCCCTCAATTACACGCGATTGAAGGGGTGGTAAGTGTTGAGCCTGTCAAAGTCGATATGAATCTAGAGCAGGGCAAATTCTACGGTGAGTTTACGTGGCGCAATTCATTTGAAGCCTCGGAACATTTGCGCCTCTATGGTTTAACCGATCATGCCGTGTGTTGGAATCTACTAGGCTATGCCAGCGGCTATACCAGCCACTTCATGGGTAAGTCGGTTTATTTCAAAGAAGTCGAGTGTGTGGGTAAAGGTGATGCGCAATGTCGCATTATTGGTAAGCCCATTGAAGCATGGGAAGATGCTGAAGATCTCACTGAGTTTTTCTCCCTTAATTCAATGGCGCAAAAGCTTCACGCGCTGGAAGAAGAGGTGCAGCAATTACGTAAAGTCGCCACCGCCCCACCCAAAATGGATCCTATTGTTGCCGACTCCGCCCCTATTAAAGAGGTGATGTACCTACTCGAAAAGGCCGCCGCTACCGATGTCACCGTATTAATGCTGGGTGAAACAGGGGTAGGTAAAGAGGTCTTTTCACAAGCCCTGCATCAAATGGGTACTAGGAAAGATGGTCCTTTTATTGCTGTGAATTGTGCTGCCCTACCCCGTGAATTAGTCGAATCTGAATTATTTGGGGTAGAAAAAGGCGGCTATACCGGAGCGGATAAATCGCGTGCGGGACGCTTTGAGCGAGCACATGGCGGCACATTATTTCTTGATGAATTGGGCGAACTCAATGAGCGTGCTCAAGCTAAATTACTCCGCGCTATTCAAACCGGAGAATTTGAGCGTGTGGGCGGGACGGAAAAAATTAAGGTTAATGTGCGCCTCATTGCTGCGACCAATGCCAATCTATTAGAGCGAGTGCGTGAAGGTACATTTCGCGCTGATTTGTATTATCGACTCAATGTGTTTCCTATTACGATTCCCCCCTTACGCGAACGCTTAAGCGATGTTCCAGGACTGATTCGTAAATTCATCAATAAGCACAATAAAAAATACGGCAAACAAGTACTCGGTGTGACCGATGAAACCTTACGGCGTTTTTATGCTTATCAATGGCCGGGGAATATTCGGGAGCTGGAAAACCTATTAGAGCGTGGGGTGATTTTAGCGGATAACGGGCAATGGATTGAGTCGCGGCAGATTTGTTTAGGTATGCCTATGCCTAATGAAGCGTATATGGTCATTGGGACTGAGGGGCAATTAGAGCACAGCACCAAACCCGATATACTCGACACCGTACTCGAACAGATGAGCCGTAAAGAACTAGTATTTGAAGATTTAGAAAAGCAATTACTCGAAAAAGCACTTGATCAAGCTAGAGGTAATGTACTCGAAGCCGCTAGGATCTTAGGGATTAGCGGCCCACAGTGTCGGTATCGATTGAAGAAACTAGCGTTAATTTAG
- a CDS encoding profilin — MSDPITLHLQGYVDNLMGTKHFTAMAIVGRTMPTTIVASPGFPLDEVAIQSLLGLADTPNSTAVELMLSAEKTRYLLTTHHENGFILKRGGNGVVTVHTEKYWLIGLHDDKTKAEIVLNDMQRVASYLLRHGF, encoded by the coding sequence ATGAGTGATCCAATCACGCTTCACTTACAAGGTTATGTTGATAATCTTATGGGAACCAAACATTTTACGGCTATGGCGATTGTGGGGCGTACTATGCCGACTACTATAGTCGCCTCTCCCGGCTTTCCTTTAGATGAGGTGGCTATTCAAAGTTTACTAGGCTTAGCCGATACTCCCAACAGCACTGCTGTAGAGTTAATGCTCAGTGCTGAAAAAACACGTTATCTTCTTACCACTCATCATGAGAATGGATTCATACTGAAAAGAGGGGGAAATGGCGTTGTCACTGTCCATACTGAGAAATACTGGCTCATCGGATTGCACGATGACAAAACCAAAGCAGAAATTGTGTTAAACGATATGCAACGTGTGGCAAGTTATCTATTACGTCACGGATTCTAG
- a CDS encoding histidine phosphatase family protein, with protein sequence MKLHSFRLVVIGLLALLCSTAQAQTNESLWRGLQSGESIVLIRHALAPGIGDPPQMQLARCETQRNLNEVGRAQARRIGTVFKTQGLSQAEVYSSEWCRCLETAQLLGLGTVQRLSELNSFFAQPNRAKPQTLALKTWLVAARHERPLVLVTHQVNITELTKVFPESGELVFIKKPSTLNDEIIVQGSIQTLD encoded by the coding sequence ATGAAACTCCATAGCTTTAGATTAGTAGTGATAGGACTATTAGCCTTATTGTGCTCAACTGCTCAGGCACAAACCAATGAATCCTTATGGCGTGGACTACAAAGCGGTGAATCTATCGTCCTGATCCGTCATGCACTCGCTCCGGGGATAGGCGATCCACCGCAAATGCAATTAGCACGCTGCGAGACTCAACGTAATCTTAATGAAGTGGGGCGTGCTCAAGCGCGGCGCATCGGTACGGTCTTTAAAACGCAAGGCTTGAGTCAAGCAGAGGTTTATTCAAGCGAATGGTGTCGGTGCTTAGAAACAGCACAACTATTAGGCTTAGGCACAGTACAGCGTTTAAGTGAGTTAAATTCCTTTTTCGCTCAACCCAATCGTGCTAAACCACAAACACTTGCCCTTAAAACATGGCTAGTCGCCGCTCGACATGAGCGCCCGTTAGTCTTAGTAACGCATCAAGTAAATATCACAGAGCTAACCAAAGTCTTTCCTGAATCAGGTGAATTAGTCTTTATTAAAAAACCGAGTACTCTGAACGATGAAATCATAGTACAAGGCAGCATCCAGACTTTGGACTAG
- a CDS encoding carboxypeptidase M32 → MTQTALALTELKSLLNEVCDLNNANAVLGWDQSTYMPSGGGATRGRQMATLEKIAHEKLTAPRTGELLENLKSYEQELPYDHDDAALLRLARRYYEQATKVPSEFLAAFSEHSSNTYLAWVKARPANDFKSVQPLLKKTLDMSRQLAEYYGYDEHIADPLINLADYGMKASTIRALFAELRSELVPLVKTITEQPLADDSCLLQHYPEAQQFAFSTPIIKRFGYDFERGRQDKTAHPFMTKFANGDVRITTRVKEHDFSEAFFSTTHETGHALYEQGINPAFDGTFLDNGTSSGVHESQSRTWENLVSRSRAFWSYYYPSLQQQFPAQLNQVSLDTFYRAINKVQRSLIRTDADEVTYNLHVMIRFELELQMLEGKLAVKDLPEAWNAAYQNDLGITPPNDSNGCMQDVHWYGGRIGGVFQSYTIGNILSAQFFESALKAYPDINNEIAQGQFSTLHHWLKTNIYQYGSKFTANKMIERATGRGLDIAPYMQYLRTKYGELYTL, encoded by the coding sequence ATGACTCAAACAGCACTCGCACTCACCGAACTCAAATCTCTCCTAAATGAAGTCTGTGATCTCAACAACGCCAATGCAGTACTCGGCTGGGATCAATCCACTTATATGCCCTCCGGTGGCGGTGCAACGCGGGGTCGACAAATGGCAACTTTGGAAAAGATTGCTCATGAAAAACTGACGGCTCCACGCACAGGCGAACTACTTGAAAACCTCAAAAGCTATGAGCAAGAGCTACCCTATGATCATGATGATGCCGCATTGCTGCGTCTGGCACGGCGGTATTATGAGCAGGCGACTAAAGTCCCTTCCGAGTTTCTAGCTGCTTTCTCTGAACACAGTTCTAATACCTACCTAGCTTGGGTGAAAGCACGTCCCGCCAATGATTTTAAAAGCGTACAACCCTTGCTGAAAAAAACTCTAGATATGAGTCGCCAGCTCGCCGAGTACTATGGTTATGACGAGCACATTGCTGACCCACTGATTAATCTCGCTGATTACGGCATGAAAGCTAGCACTATTCGCGCCCTATTTGCTGAGTTACGCAGCGAGTTAGTGCCTTTGGTCAAAACCATTACCGAGCAACCCTTAGCGGATGATAGTTGCCTATTGCAACACTATCCCGAAGCGCAGCAATTTGCATTTAGTACGCCGATTATTAAGCGCTTTGGTTATGATTTTGAGCGTGGACGGCAAGATAAAACCGCACATCCTTTTATGACCAAATTTGCTAATGGTGACGTGCGCATTACTACCCGCGTCAAGGAACATGATTTTAGTGAAGCATTTTTCTCGACTACTCATGAAACTGGTCACGCACTTTATGAGCAAGGCATTAATCCAGCCTTTGATGGTACGTTTTTAGATAACGGAACCAGTAGTGGTGTACATGAATCACAATCGCGTACTTGGGAAAATTTAGTTTCACGCAGTCGGGCCTTTTGGAGTTATTACTATCCATCATTACAACAACAATTTCCCGCGCAATTAAATCAGGTGTCACTTGATACCTTTTACCGTGCGATTAATAAAGTTCAGCGCTCTTTAATTCGTACTGATGCGGATGAGGTCACTTATAATTTGCATGTCATGATTCGTTTTGAATTAGAGTTGCAAATGTTAGAAGGTAAATTAGCGGTAAAAGATTTACCTGAGGCGTGGAATGCAGCTTATCAAAATGATTTAGGGATTACGCCCCCTAATGACAGCAATGGCTGTATGCAGGATGTTCATTGGTATGGCGGGCGTATCGGTGGGGTTTTCCAATCCTATACGATTGGTAATATATTATCGGCGCAATTTTTTGAATCAGCTTTAAAAGCGTATCCCGACATTAATAATGAAATAGCTCAGGGGCAATTTAGTACTTTGCACCATTGGCTCAAAACCAATATTTATCAATACGGTAGTAAATTTACCGCTAATAAAATGATTGAACGCGCCACTGGGCGAGGATTAGATATAGCTCCTTATATGCAATACTTACGTACTAAGTATGGTGAGCTTTATACACTTTAG
- a CDS encoding DUF1877 family protein: MYPESWQDPEDVAYLTETFEGLKAFYQQAAHNHLVVLSYLA; this comes from the coding sequence ATTTATCCAGAATCTTGGCAAGATCCTGAAGATGTTGCCTATCTAACAGAAACCTTTGAGGGCTTAAAAGCTTTTTACCAACAAGCTGCTCACAATCATCTAGTCGTATTGAGCTATCTGGCTTAG
- a CDS encoding phenol hydroxylase subunit, giving the protein MMDDSTHLDTNRRYVRVTGVRHNRFVEFDFSIGDPNLFVELVLPFEQFRQFCARNHTQELSPEQAAQVDYEQLKWRHGKPGISS; this is encoded by the coding sequence ATGATGGATGATTCTACTCATCTTGATACCAACCGCCGTTACGTGCGCGTCACGGGGGTCAGACATAATCGCTTTGTCGAATTCGACTTTTCTATTGGCGATCCTAACCTGTTTGTGGAATTGGTATTGCCGTTTGAGCAATTCCGCCAATTTTGCGCCCGCAACCATACCCAAGAGCTAAGCCCTGAACAAGCCGCTCAGGTCGACTATGAACAGCTTAAATGGCGCCATGGTAAACCGGGGATTTCAAGCTAG
- a CDS encoding aromatic/alkene monooxygenase hydroxylase subunit beta — MSIQIASKEIKPLRLNYAHIARRMGGDTKPASRYQEAVLDVQPTTNFHYPPTWEPNKQLFDVTRTAIVMNDWHTFADPRQYYYTSYVTARAKQQEVMDNSFEMLEKHGLWKTIPDSVLNTIRQVLVPLRHYEYGANLNNQDICDRGYGAPITSLASFNGFDRIGMAQYISRIALLIDENEETSLQAAREAWLHDAAWQPLRHAIEDSFVLDDWMEIMVAQNIVMDGFIYPLIYGRIIPQLANQGAGALLMLTQFMSEWYDETVRWSNQLMKVISAESPENASLLKQWVSTWTARIEPAITPIAALALGDQASAVVASVKQELLTRLGKNGVAV; from the coding sequence ATGTCGATTCAAATCGCGTCCAAAGAGATTAAACCGCTACGCCTAAACTATGCCCACATTGCGCGGCGCATGGGAGGCGACACCAAACCTGCTTCACGCTATCAAGAAGCGGTGTTAGATGTGCAACCTACCACTAATTTTCACTATCCACCTACATGGGAACCGAATAAGCAACTATTCGATGTTACACGCACCGCCATAGTCATGAATGATTGGCACACCTTTGCTGACCCGCGCCAGTACTACTACACCAGCTATGTGACCGCCCGCGCCAAGCAGCAAGAGGTGATGGACAATAGTTTTGAGATGCTAGAAAAGCATGGGTTGTGGAAAACAATTCCCGACTCAGTACTCAATACGATACGCCAAGTGCTTGTTCCATTACGCCATTATGAGTATGGAGCCAACCTCAATAATCAAGACATTTGCGATCGTGGCTATGGTGCACCGATTACCTCACTAGCCTCATTTAATGGCTTCGATCGAATTGGTATGGCGCAATATATTTCCCGCATTGCGCTACTGATTGACGAAAATGAAGAGACCTCACTACAAGCAGCTCGTGAAGCGTGGCTCCATGATGCTGCGTGGCAACCACTGCGTCATGCCATAGAAGATAGTTTTGTACTAGACGACTGGATGGAAATCATGGTCGCGCAAAACATTGTTATGGATGGTTTTATTTATCCTCTGATCTATGGACGCATTATCCCGCAGCTCGCTAATCAAGGCGCTGGCGCTTTACTCATGCTTACCCAATTTATGAGTGAGTGGTATGACGAAACCGTGCGCTGGTCTAATCAACTGATGAAAGTGATTAGCGCTGAATCGCCTGAAAATGCTTCCCTGCTGAAACAATGGGTCAGTACTTGGACTGCACGTATTGAACCCGCTATTACCCCGATTGCAGCTCTAGCATTAGGCGATCAAGCCAGTGCAGTAGTGGCTAGTGTCAAACAAGAACTACTCACTCGTTTGGGTAAAAACGGCGTAGCGGTCTAA
- a CDS encoding MmoB/DmpM family protein: MSEQKVFLIFQDTADARPFIEALEQENPAATFDYQPGMVRIDGMGELKVTRDVVSEKAGRDMDLQELHLTLVSLSGNIDEDDDYFSISRH, encoded by the coding sequence ATGTCAGAGCAAAAAGTATTTCTCATTTTCCAAGATACCGCCGATGCCCGCCCGTTTATTGAGGCATTAGAGCAAGAAAACCCAGCGGCAACCTTTGATTATCAACCCGGTATGGTACGTATTGATGGCATGGGTGAATTAAAAGTCACTCGTGATGTCGTCAGTGAAAAAGCCGGACGTGATATGGACTTACAAGAGCTGCATCTCACTCTAGTGTCCTTATCGGGCAATATTGATGAAGACGATGATTATTTCAGCATAAGTCGCCACTAA